The DNA sequence GAAATTGAAGTGCGCGAACCGATCCACGAAGCGTCGCAGGGTGGCCTGCTCGACGCGTTCGGCGCCGCTGATGATGCCGAGCACCCCACCGAGGTCGAGCCCGGCCAGGTCGCTGTCGGTGGTCTTGCGGGCCGCCAGATCAAAGGCGAAGTTGGGCGCCGAGGAGAACGGATGGGGATTCTCGGCGAGCGCTCGCATCCACCGGGCGGGGTTTTCCAAGAAGGCCATCGGACTGGTCAACTGGGCGTGAAAGCCGCCCAGGATGGGCGCACAGACGCCCAGCACCAAGCCCATGTCGTGGTAGAAGGGCAACCACGACACGATCGTGACATCAGACGGGATTTTGACCCCGGCGTCCGCGAAAAGGCTGCGCATCAATTGCTCGAAGTTCACCTGGAGATTGCGATGCGAAAGCTCGACCCCGGTCGGCGTTCGGGTCGAACCCGAGCTGTACTGCAAGTACGCGATGTCCGGCATGTCGGTCGGCACGACGCTCGGCCCGCCGTCGATATCGAGCCGCAACGCGTCGATTTCGATGATCTTGGGGGCGATCTCGAGGCGGGACTGATCGACGTAATCGCCGACGTCGCCGGCGACCGCCGAGGTCGTGAGCACCACCGAGGGCGACGTGTCGTCGAAGACGGCACTCACTCGATCAAGACTTGAGCCGCGGTGCGGCAGCGGGAGCGGCACCGCGATCAGCCCGGCCTGCATGGAACCGAGGAAGGCCAGGATGTATTCGAGGCTCTGTGGAGCCAGGATCAGGGCCCTGTCGCCGACCGCCGCGTGCTGGCTCAGCTCGCGGGCCACATTGAAGGTGCGGCGTGACAACTGCGACCACGTGAGGCTTTCGGCAACACCAGCCGGGTTGTGGGTGTAGTCGGTGAAGGTGAACGCGAGGTCATCCGGCCGCAGGCTGGCACGTCCGTGCAGCATCGAGAGGATGGATGACTGGGTCGAAGGTGTCATGTGTTTGTCCGTACTTAATTGGGAGGGGTCGAGCGGGTGCCGTTGCCTAGCACGGCCAGGGCGCCGCTGGTGATCTGTGAAATCGGATCGGAGCCGCCGCCGAACGTCGCCTGATTGGCCGGCGCGG is a window from the Mycobacteroides salmoniphilum genome containing:
- a CDS encoding AMP-binding protein, which codes for MTPSTQSSILSMLHGRASLRPDDLAFTFTDYTHNPAGVAESLTWSQLSRRTFNVARELSQHAAVGDRALILAPQSLEYILAFLGSMQAGLIAVPLPLPHRGSSLDRVSAVFDDTSPSVVLTTSAVAGDVGDYVDQSRLEIAPKIIEIDALRLDIDGGPSVVPTDMPDIAYLQYSSGSTRTPTGVELSHRNLQVNFEQLMRSLFADAGVKIPSDVTIVSWLPFYHDMGLVLGVCAPILGGFHAQLTSPMAFLENPARWMRALAENPHPFSSAPNFAFDLAARKTTDSDLAGLDLGGVLGIISGAERVEQATLRRFVDRFAHFNFQDSMMRPSYGLAEATVFVASGTWSETAPATHFDVEELSAGRVQRCPAGTGTALVKYHVPHSPTVRIIDSATHRECTPDVVGEIWVHGENVAYGYWRKSPEEQRCFGATVLDPSPGTPDGPWLRTGDLGFISEGELFIVGRIKDLLIIRGRNYYPEDIEATVQEITRGRVAAISVPFDSTEKLVTVIELKKRGDSGDAATHWLEEIKSEVTSAISNEHGVNVGDLVLVPPGSLPTTTSGKIRRAACVEQYLQDQFTRLDADTRVGVA